A single Pseudomonas brassicacearum DNA region contains:
- a CDS encoding ABC transporter ATP-binding protein, which translates to MNSPHIAIQSRSAPISATVTAPTVVSFRDVSKSFTVKGVAKQASHSINVDIQQGQLVTIIGPSGCGKSTLLNMVAGLFCPTTGEVLYRGEAVQGINGRTGYMTQSDHLLPWRDVAGNIAVPLEIQGVPKAKREARIRELLTLVGLDGHEKAYPSQLSGGMRKRAALARLLAYDPETLLMDEPFAALDAQLRIRMQTELFKLSRQLKKTVLFVTHDLDEAVALGDRCLVFSGRPGTIVRDVPIPLGDDRNIIQLRKNPRYHQLCGDLWEIITPDHDA; encoded by the coding sequence ATGAACAGTCCCCATATTGCCATCCAGTCGCGCAGTGCCCCGATCAGCGCAACGGTGACCGCCCCGACGGTGGTTTCTTTCCGTGACGTGTCCAAGTCCTTCACGGTCAAAGGCGTCGCCAAGCAGGCATCCCACAGCATCAATGTCGACATCCAGCAAGGCCAGTTGGTGACCATCATCGGCCCTTCCGGCTGCGGTAAGTCGACCTTGCTCAACATGGTCGCCGGTCTGTTTTGTCCCACCACTGGCGAGGTACTGTACCGAGGCGAGGCCGTGCAAGGCATCAACGGTCGCACCGGTTACATGACCCAGAGCGACCATCTCCTGCCGTGGCGGGATGTGGCCGGCAACATCGCCGTTCCCTTGGAAATCCAGGGTGTGCCCAAGGCCAAGCGTGAAGCGCGAATCCGCGAGTTGTTGACCCTTGTCGGCCTCGATGGACACGAAAAGGCCTACCCGAGCCAGCTTTCCGGTGGCATGCGCAAGCGCGCCGCCCTGGCGCGCTTGCTGGCCTATGACCCGGAAACGCTGCTGATGGACGAGCCGTTTGCCGCACTGGATGCGCAACTGCGCATCCGCATGCAGACGGAGCTGTTCAAGCTCAGTCGCCAGCTCAAGAAAACCGTGTTGTTCGTCACCCATGACCTGGACGAAGCCGTGGCCCTGGGCGATCGCTGCCTGGTGTTCTCCGGTCGCCCGGGCACCATCGTGCGCGATGTGCCCATTCCCTTGGGTGACGATCGCAACATCATCCAGCTGCGCAAGAACCCGCGTTACCACCAACTTTGTGGCGACCTGTGGGAAATCATCACGCCGGATCACGACGCCTGA
- a CDS encoding ABC transporter permease has protein sequence MNIFLGRLAIFAAIFLSWQFASGPLVDPFFVSSPLEIGRRFIELVASGRLFSHGWITVVETLAGFFFGALAGITVGLILGRNALLAKLLDPILTSIYSLPKVALAPLFIMWFGIGIEMKIILTATIVFFLVFLNTYSGVRAVEREQLEILRLMGAKEHHLITKVVLPSAIQWVFTGLKLSVPYALIGAIVGEIMAANRGLGYLLQDAAGQLDTAGVFAALIAIIALALLLQAAVRALETYLMPWKKEQDEREISV, from the coding sequence ATGAATATCTTTCTCGGTCGTCTCGCCATCTTCGCAGCGATTTTTTTGTCCTGGCAGTTCGCTTCCGGTCCCTTGGTGGATCCGTTTTTCGTCAGCTCGCCATTGGAAATCGGCCGGCGCTTCATTGAGCTGGTCGCCAGTGGCCGACTGTTCTCCCACGGCTGGATCACCGTCGTGGAAACCCTGGCGGGCTTTTTCTTCGGTGCCCTGGCAGGCATCACGGTGGGCTTGATCCTGGGGCGCAACGCGCTGCTCGCCAAGCTGCTGGACCCGATCCTGACTTCCATCTACAGCCTGCCGAAAGTTGCCCTCGCGCCGCTGTTCATCATGTGGTTCGGGATCGGCATCGAAATGAAGATCATCCTGACCGCCACCATCGTGTTCTTCCTGGTGTTCCTCAACACCTACAGCGGTGTCCGCGCGGTGGAGCGCGAGCAATTGGAGATCCTGCGCCTGATGGGCGCCAAAGAGCACCACCTGATCACCAAGGTCGTGCTGCCGTCGGCCATCCAGTGGGTGTTCACCGGCCTCAAGCTGTCGGTGCCCTATGCCCTGATCGGTGCCATCGTCGGCGAGATCATGGCTGCCAACCGTGGCCTGGGCTACCTGTTGCAGGACGCGGCGGGGCAACTGGACACGGCCGGCGTATTCGCCGCGCTGATCGCTATCATCGCCCTGGCGCTGCTGCTCCAGGCGGCGGTTCGTGCGCTGGAGACGTACCTGATGCCGTGGAAGAAAGAACAGGACGAGCGAGAAATCTCGGTCTGA
- a CDS encoding ABC transporter substrate-binding protein, with translation MSIKGFISALGLSVVLGAVSLQAQAAESIKVALGTEGFVHMPLFVALDGGLFEKHGLDIELVKFKGGGAAASGLASRSVQFCSCATQNAINAKIKGADITLLGRMVGQYASNVVIRQEVADRLGLNASSTVAQRLAAFKGLRLAVSGAGGSADFLVRFLGQQAHLESEKDFTLLYLNNGAAMLAAFAQGKIDGFALSSPASDSAVIDQNGFTLLDMSEGMVAELDGYPSIALSARRQWAEDNPAIVKAFLAALGDATQMINEQPQQAMKAVRSRFGGVNDKVYAAAWENNRKSFPKTPYLTNTDVERAIKFLGAVQNEKIPGKAQDYLTQVR, from the coding sequence ATGTCTATCAAAGGTTTTATTTCTGCTTTAGGACTCAGCGTCGTACTCGGTGCTGTCTCGCTCCAGGCGCAAGCTGCCGAGAGCATCAAGGTCGCCTTGGGCACGGAAGGTTTCGTGCACATGCCGCTGTTCGTCGCACTCGACGGTGGCCTGTTCGAAAAACACGGCCTGGACATCGAACTGGTGAAGTTCAAGGGCGGCGGTGCGGCGGCGTCGGGGCTGGCCAGTCGTTCGGTGCAGTTCTGCTCATGCGCCACCCAGAATGCGATCAATGCCAAGATCAAGGGCGCAGACATCACGCTCTTGGGGCGCATGGTCGGCCAATACGCCAGCAATGTGGTCATTCGCCAGGAAGTGGCCGATCGGCTTGGCCTCAATGCCAGCTCCACCGTCGCGCAACGGCTGGCCGCGTTCAAGGGCCTGCGCCTGGCGGTGAGCGGAGCCGGTGGCAGCGCCGATTTCCTGGTGCGCTTCCTTGGCCAACAGGCCCATCTGGAATCGGAAAAGGATTTCACGCTGCTTTACCTCAACAACGGCGCGGCAATGCTGGCGGCGTTCGCCCAAGGCAAGATCGATGGCTTTGCCCTGTCATCGCCGGCCTCAGATAGCGCGGTTATTGACCAGAACGGCTTCACCTTGCTGGACATGTCCGAGGGCATGGTCGCCGAGCTGGATGGTTATCCCTCGATCGCCCTCAGTGCTCGTCGGCAATGGGCCGAAGACAACCCGGCCATCGTAAAAGCCTTCCTGGCCGCCTTGGGCGATGCCACTCAGATGATCAACGAACAGCCGCAGCAAGCCATGAAAGCCGTGCGCAGTCGCTTCGGCGGCGTGAATGACAAGGTCTATGCCGCCGCCTGGGAAAACAATCGCAAGTCGTTCCCGAAGACCCCGTACCTGACGAATACCGACGTGGAGCGTGCGATCAAGTTCCTGGGGGCGGTCCAGAACGAAAAAATCCCGGGCAAGGCCCAGGACTATCTGACCCAGGTGCGCTGA
- a CDS encoding OprD family porin, producing MKSIKTMPLCAAGMGFAVYLPMAGAEGFLEDAKASLQMRNFYMSRDFREGAGQSKRQEWAQGFILRYESGFTPGVVGFGVDAIGMLGIKLDSGPGRSGTGLLPVQDDGDVPDNYSKAGGTLKVKVSESQLRVGTLLPKWPTLTANNGRLLPQTFEGAQVQVNEWKPLELTAAQIQGTVYRDQSGSTGLELNNKNRRFSGPLDGGDFNLLGGTFHASETTDLIAQYAVLEDVYKQRFLGLTDRRKGDWGAFTSDVRLFDSDSDGQARGGRIDNRAFSALGTYTLKGHSFGLGYQKMSGDSAFPYVAGTNPYLVNFVQMGDFAEKDERSWQARYDFDLASVGVPGLSFMTRYLRGSRADVPGADSDGERELDVELQYVVQSGSMKGMSMRVRSATYRADFARDADDVRVIVSYPLSLL from the coding sequence ATGAAATCAATAAAAACAATGCCGCTCTGCGCGGCAGGGATGGGCTTTGCCGTGTATCTGCCCATGGCAGGCGCCGAAGGGTTCCTTGAAGACGCCAAGGCCTCTTTGCAAATGCGTAATTTCTATATGAGCCGGGATTTTCGCGAGGGCGCGGGCCAGTCAAAACGCCAGGAATGGGCCCAGGGTTTTATCCTGCGTTATGAATCCGGCTTCACACCTGGCGTCGTCGGGTTCGGTGTCGATGCGATCGGCATGTTGGGTATCAAGCTCGATTCCGGGCCAGGGCGTTCCGGCACCGGCCTGCTGCCGGTCCAGGACGATGGGGATGTACCCGACAATTATTCCAAGGCTGGCGGCACCCTCAAGGTCAAGGTCTCGGAGAGTCAGTTGCGGGTCGGGACCCTGTTGCCGAAATGGCCGACCCTGACCGCCAACAACGGTCGCTTGCTGCCCCAGACTTTCGAGGGGGCCCAGGTACAGGTCAATGAATGGAAGCCTCTTGAGCTCACCGCGGCACAGATCCAAGGCACGGTGTACAGGGACCAGTCGGGCTCCACCGGTCTTGAGCTGAACAACAAGAACCGTCGCTTCAGTGGCCCCCTCGATGGCGGTGATTTCAACCTTCTCGGCGGGACCTTTCACGCCAGTGAGACGACCGACCTGATTGCCCAATACGCCGTCCTGGAAGACGTCTACAAGCAGCGCTTCCTGGGCCTGACTGATCGCCGCAAGGGCGATTGGGGCGCCTTCACCAGCGATGTGCGCTTGTTCGACAGTGACAGCGATGGCCAGGCGCGAGGCGGGCGCATCGACAACCGTGCCTTCAGTGCCTTGGGCACTTACACGCTCAAAGGCCATTCGTTTGGGCTGGGCTACCAGAAAATGTCCGGGGACTCCGCGTTCCCCTACGTGGCCGGCACCAACCCTTACCTGGTGAACTTCGTCCAGATGGGCGACTTTGCCGAGAAGGACGAACGCTCCTGGCAGGCACGTTATGACTTCGACCTCGCCAGCGTCGGCGTACCGGGCTTGAGCTTCATGACGCGTTACCTGCGCGGCAGTCGGGCCGACGTGCCGGGTGCTGATTCCGACGGCGAACGCGAACTCGACGTCGAGCTGCAATACGTGGTGCAGAGCGGTTCGATGAAAGGCATGAGCATGCGGGTGCGCAGCGCTACCTATCGAGCGGACTTCGCCCGGGACGCTGACGATGTGCGCGTGATCGTCAGCTACCCACTGTCGCTTCTGTAA
- a CDS encoding 3-hydroxyacyl-CoA dehydrogenase NAD-binding domain-containing protein has translation MHATVVLQREGDVGQVIIDNPPVNALSLGVREQLLERLQEALADSAIKVIVIACQGRTFVAGADIKEFDLPLQAPHLPEVLAAIEQASKPVVAALHGSAFGGGLELALACHYRVAAPDAQFALPEVSLGLIPGAGGTQRLPRLCGMEVALAMVLEGERIGAAQALSIGLLDRLSDASVLECAIDFARDVVGKPIVRGCDRSVPEFDRQFFHERAQAILRKTAGQEAPVMALQALQGAWQLPFAEGMANERERFIARRHSEQARALRHVFFAERDLASRCRALATQAPTRPIDVVAVIGAGTMGSGIALCLANAGIATRLIDTQPEALERGRTTIDRYFSSALEKGRLDADEATRRATLIEFDSSIEGVASADLIIEAVFEDLAVKQAVFRQLDRFAKSGAILATNTSYLDIEAIAAVTTRPGDVIGMHFFSPAHVMKLLEVVRTPRGHADVLATVLQLGGRVGKTAVAVGNCYGFVGNRLLAVREREAGFLLEEGAAPEDVDRVIRQFGFPMGPFELRDLAGVDIAWRNRQGRADLLSAAERRCNWIEQLHEAGRLGQKTAAGYYRYEEGQRRGLPDPYVARMLVAHRQNRGIEPRAIGDEEILDRCLFAMINEAAHLLEQGIVDSPNDIDLVWIHGYGFPRYRGGLLYHADRVGLPRIVEALSSWAALLPERGLGVAPLLRTKAAQGSSFIQP, from the coding sequence ATGCACGCCACTGTAGTGCTCCAACGTGAAGGTGATGTCGGCCAGGTCATCATCGACAATCCACCGGTCAATGCCCTGTCGCTTGGGGTTCGGGAGCAGTTGCTCGAAAGGCTGCAAGAGGCGTTGGCCGACAGTGCCATCAAGGTGATCGTCATTGCGTGCCAGGGCCGGACATTCGTCGCCGGGGCCGATATCAAGGAATTTGACCTGCCCCTGCAGGCACCTCATCTGCCTGAGGTGTTGGCCGCGATTGAACAGGCGTCGAAACCCGTCGTTGCGGCGCTGCATGGCTCGGCGTTCGGTGGCGGGCTCGAACTGGCGCTGGCTTGCCATTACCGAGTGGCCGCACCGGATGCGCAGTTCGCTTTGCCGGAAGTCAGCCTGGGGCTGATACCCGGAGCAGGGGGCACGCAACGCTTGCCACGGTTGTGCGGCATGGAGGTGGCACTGGCGATGGTGCTGGAGGGCGAACGTATCGGTGCGGCGCAGGCACTGTCGATCGGTTTGCTGGATAGATTGAGCGACGCTTCGGTCCTGGAGTGCGCAATCGACTTCGCCAGGGACGTCGTGGGCAAACCTATTGTTAGAGGCTGCGACCGGTCGGTGCCTGAATTCGACCGGCAGTTTTTCCACGAACGCGCCCAGGCGATCCTTCGCAAGACCGCTGGCCAGGAGGCCCCCGTCATGGCCCTGCAAGCACTGCAAGGCGCCTGGCAACTGCCTTTCGCCGAAGGAATGGCGAACGAGCGTGAACGCTTCATCGCACGCCGCCATAGCGAGCAGGCGAGGGCATTGCGGCACGTGTTCTTTGCCGAGCGGGACCTGGCCTCCAGATGTCGTGCATTGGCCACGCAAGCCCCCACACGCCCCATCGATGTGGTCGCCGTGATCGGCGCGGGCACCATGGGCAGCGGCATTGCGCTGTGCCTGGCCAACGCCGGCATCGCTACACGCCTGATCGACACGCAGCCCGAAGCCCTGGAGCGAGGCCGCACGACCATCGACCGTTACTTCTCCAGTGCCTTGGAGAAAGGCCGACTGGATGCCGATGAAGCCACTCGGCGGGCCACGCTGATTGAGTTCGACTCAAGCATTGAAGGCGTTGCCAGTGCTGACCTGATTATCGAAGCCGTGTTCGAAGACCTCGCCGTCAAGCAGGCCGTGTTCAGGCAGTTGGACCGCTTCGCCAAGTCGGGTGCGATCCTCGCGACGAATACTTCGTACCTCGATATCGAAGCCATTGCCGCCGTGACCACCCGCCCGGGCGATGTCATCGGCATGCACTTCTTCAGCCCGGCGCACGTCATGAAGCTGCTTGAGGTGGTCAGGACGCCCCGGGGCCACGCTGATGTCCTGGCGACGGTGCTGCAATTGGGCGGGCGAGTGGGCAAGACCGCTGTCGCGGTGGGCAATTGCTATGGTTTTGTCGGTAACCGTCTGCTGGCCGTTCGCGAGCGCGAGGCGGGTTTCCTGCTGGAGGAGGGGGCGGCGCCCGAGGATGTGGACCGGGTCATCCGCCAGTTCGGCTTCCCCATGGGCCCCTTCGAACTGCGTGACCTGGCGGGCGTGGATATCGCTTGGCGAAACCGGCAGGGCCGGGCTGATCTACTGAGCGCTGCGGAACGCCGTTGCAACTGGATCGAACAGCTGCACGAGGCGGGGCGTCTCGGACAGAAAACAGCAGCCGGTTACTATCGATACGAGGAAGGCCAGCGCCGGGGCCTGCCGGACCCGTATGTGGCCAGGATGCTCGTGGCTCATCGCCAGAACCGTGGCATCGAGCCGCGTGCAATCGGCGATGAGGAAATCCTCGACAGGTGCCTGTTCGCCATGATCAATGAGGCCGCGCACCTGCTTGAGCAAGGCATCGTCGACAGCCCCAATGACATCGACCTCGTCTGGATTCACGGCTACGGCTTTCCCCGTTACCGGGGCGGGCTTCTTTACCATGCCGACCGGGTCGGCTTGCCCAGGATCGTCGAGGCGCTCTCCAGCTGGGCGGCCTTACTTCCTGAGCGAGGACTTGGGGTGGCTCCGCTGCTTCGGACAAAGGCAGCGCAGGGTTCGTCATTCATTCAGCCATGA
- a CDS encoding NADP-dependent oxidoreductase: MKAFLIDRYGKSSGRIGDVPAPDVGEHDVLVRVQAASVNLLDSKISKGEFKLILPYSFPLALGHDLAGVVVRVGSRVEQFKAGDEVYARAPDGHIGTFAEQIAVNENALAVKPANISMEEAAALPLVALTAWQVLVETARLKRGQKVFIQAGSGGVGTLAIQLAKHLGAFVATSTSTGNVPWVKALGADVVIDYRQQDFASVLQDYDVVLHSLGADELEKSLKILKPGGQLISISGPPTPQFAQAQGFSWVLRLIMGLLSSGIRRKAPRKGVSYAFVFMRASGPQLREITTLVESGVIKPVLDRSFPFDATADALRYVEQGRSKGKVVIKIHSGMADE; this comes from the coding sequence ATGAAGGCATTTTTAATCGACCGCTACGGCAAGAGCAGTGGCCGTATAGGCGATGTACCGGCCCCTGACGTGGGAGAGCACGACGTTCTGGTCCGCGTGCAGGCCGCCAGCGTCAATCTACTGGATTCAAAGATCAGCAAAGGCGAATTCAAATTGATCCTGCCCTACTCATTTCCCTTGGCATTGGGTCATGACTTGGCCGGGGTCGTGGTCCGTGTGGGCTCCCGTGTCGAGCAATTCAAGGCGGGCGATGAGGTCTATGCCCGCGCCCCGGATGGGCACATCGGCACCTTCGCCGAGCAGATTGCAGTGAACGAAAACGCCCTGGCCGTGAAACCGGCAAACATCAGCATGGAAGAAGCCGCTGCCCTGCCCTTGGTCGCCCTGACCGCCTGGCAGGTACTGGTTGAAACCGCCCGACTGAAGCGAGGCCAAAAGGTCTTCATCCAGGCCGGTTCAGGTGGCGTCGGCACCCTCGCCATCCAGCTTGCCAAGCACTTGGGCGCCTTCGTTGCGACCAGCACCAGCACCGGCAATGTGCCGTGGGTCAAAGCCCTCGGCGCGGACGTAGTCATCGACTACAGGCAACAGGATTTCGCCAGCGTCCTGCAGGACTATGACGTCGTGTTGCACAGCCTGGGCGCCGATGAACTGGAGAAATCGCTGAAGATCCTCAAACCTGGCGGCCAGCTCATTTCCATCTCGGGACCACCCACCCCACAGTTCGCCCAGGCCCAGGGATTTTCCTGGGTGCTGAGACTGATCATGGGCCTGTTGAGCAGCGGTATACGCCGCAAGGCCCCCCGAAAGGGTGTGAGCTACGCCTTCGTGTTCATGCGAGCCAGCGGTCCTCAACTGCGTGAAATCACCACGCTCGTCGAGTCCGGCGTTATCAAGCCGGTGCTTGACCGATCCTTCCCTTTCGACGCGACGGCCGATGCCCTGCGCTATGTCGAACAAGGACGATCCAAGGGCAAGGTTGTCATCAAGATCCATTCAGGAATGGCCGATGAGTGA
- a CDS encoding SDR family NAD(P)-dependent oxidoreductase codes for MDTRTTVLITGASTGIGAVYAQRFAQRGHPLVLVARDSARLEALAAKLRSEHNVVVDILQADLTQIGDLTTVETRLRDDADIGILVNNAGAAQSGTFIEQSTDSVAHLVSLNTTALVRLASAIAPRLVKAGDGAIINIGSVVGLAPEFGMSVYGATKAFVLFLSQGLSLELAPKGVYVQAVLPAATRTEIWERAGIDINTLNEVMEVADLVDAALVGFDRREPVTIPPLHEAARWDALQAARQGLLGQIRQSHVAERYQDPA; via the coding sequence ATGGACACTCGCACAACCGTTCTCATCACTGGCGCCTCCACCGGCATTGGCGCTGTCTATGCCCAGCGCTTTGCGCAACGTGGACACCCTCTCGTCCTGGTCGCCCGCGACAGCGCGCGCCTGGAAGCGCTGGCCGCCAAGCTGCGCAGCGAACATAACGTTGTCGTGGATATTCTCCAGGCCGACCTGACCCAGATCGGCGACCTGACCACCGTCGAAACCCGGCTGCGCGATGACGCCGACATCGGCATCCTGGTCAATAACGCCGGTGCTGCCCAATCCGGGACCTTCATCGAACAATCGACCGACAGCGTCGCGCACCTGGTGTCGCTCAATACCACCGCGCTGGTGCGGCTGGCCAGCGCCATCGCCCCACGCCTGGTCAAAGCGGGTGACGGCGCGATTATCAATATTGGCTCCGTCGTGGGCCTGGCACCGGAGTTCGGTATGTCGGTCTACGGCGCGACCAAGGCGTTCGTGCTGTTTCTCTCCCAGGGACTCAGCCTGGAACTCGCCCCAAAAGGCGTCTACGTTCAAGCTGTCCTGCCAGCGGCCACCCGTACCGAAATCTGGGAACGCGCGGGCATCGATATCAACACCCTGAATGAAGTCATGGAAGTCGCTGACCTGGTCGATGCCGCGCTGGTCGGTTTTGATCGTCGCGAGCCGGTGACCATCCCGCCTTTGCATGAAGCGGCACGCTGGGATGCCTTGCAGGCCGCGCGTCAAGGCCTGCTCGGGCAAATCCGGCAGTCCCATGTTGCCGAACGTTATCAAGACCCGGCGTGA
- a CDS encoding alkene reductase, with protein MTDQNLFTPYTLGDLTLSNRVVLAPLTRNRAGQGFVPSEFAATYYSQRASAGLLISEASQVSQQGQGYQDTPGIYTQAQIDGWRTVTEAVHAKGGRIFLQLWHVGRVSHVDLQANGVAPVAPSALRPATKVFVNNSFEDVSEPRALDISELPGIVNDFRQAAANAIAAGFDGVEIHGANGYLLDQFIKDGANVRTDAYGGSIENRARLLLEVTAAVVEEVGANRTGLRISPVSPANGVSSSAPQAQFDYLVEQLNALDIVYLHVVEGATGGPRDVAPFDFAALRQRFKNTYIANNGYDLELATSRLVEDKADLIAFGRPFIGNPDLVERLRTGSPLSAFNPATLYGGGATGYIDYPTLAESSAR; from the coding sequence ATGACCGACCAGAACCTGTTCACGCCCTACACATTGGGTGATCTCACGCTTTCCAACCGAGTGGTCCTGGCACCGCTGACACGTAACCGTGCGGGGCAAGGTTTTGTACCGAGCGAGTTCGCTGCCACTTACTACAGCCAAAGAGCGTCGGCAGGCCTGCTGATCTCCGAGGCTTCACAGGTTTCCCAGCAAGGACAGGGTTATCAGGACACACCTGGGATCTACACCCAGGCGCAGATCGACGGCTGGCGCACCGTCACCGAGGCCGTGCATGCCAAAGGTGGGCGAATTTTCCTGCAACTGTGGCATGTGGGCCGCGTTTCCCACGTCGACCTGCAAGCGAACGGCGTCGCACCAGTGGCCCCCTCCGCCTTGCGTCCGGCGACCAAGGTATTCGTCAACAATAGTTTCGAGGACGTTTCCGAACCGCGAGCGCTGGACATCAGCGAGTTACCCGGGATCGTCAACGATTTTCGCCAGGCGGCGGCGAACGCCATCGCGGCAGGGTTTGACGGCGTGGAGATCCACGGCGCGAACGGCTATCTGCTGGACCAGTTCATCAAGGACGGTGCCAACGTGCGCACCGATGCCTACGGCGGCTCGATTGAAAATCGTGCTCGCCTGCTGCTGGAAGTGACCGCGGCAGTGGTGGAAGAAGTCGGCGCCAACCGCACCGGCCTGCGCATCTCGCCGGTCTCGCCGGCCAATGGTGTGTCCAGCAGCGCACCACAGGCCCAGTTCGACTACCTGGTCGAACAGCTCAACGCTCTCGACATCGTTTACCTGCACGTGGTCGAAGGCGCGACAGGTGGGCCGCGCGACGTTGCGCCCTTCGACTTTGCCGCCTTGCGCCAACGTTTCAAAAACACCTACATCGCCAACAACGGCTACGACCTGGAGCTGGCCACCTCACGACTCGTCGAAGACAAGGCAGACCTGATCGCCTTCGGCCGGCCGTTCATCGGCAATCCGGACCTGGTGGAGCGGCTCAGAACCGGTTCGCCTTTGTCGGCATTCAACCCCGCTACCCTCTACGGTGGCGGTGCGACGGGCTACATCGACTATCCAACGCTCGCTGAATCCAGCGCGCGGTAA
- a CDS encoding TetR/AcrR family transcriptional regulator, which yields MRVTKAQAQANREHIVETASVLFRERGFDGVGVADLMAAAGFTHGGFYKHFGSKADLMAEAAANSLAQSLTDNAGIDVPGFVDLYVSRDHRDGRGGGCTLAALCGDAARQSPELKATFASGIENTLAALESRYETEQDAPQEAIRAKMLDMLAHAVGAIMLSRACPDDCALADEILEVCRAQIIASLPPSPVTQP from the coding sequence ATGAGGGTGACCAAGGCCCAGGCCCAGGCAAATCGGGAGCACATCGTCGAGACGGCGTCTGTCTTGTTTCGCGAGCGAGGTTTTGACGGCGTGGGTGTGGCGGACTTGATGGCGGCCGCCGGCTTCACCCATGGCGGGTTCTACAAGCATTTCGGTTCCAAGGCCGACCTGATGGCCGAAGCGGCAGCCAACAGCCTTGCGCAGTCGCTGACCGACAATGCGGGCATCGACGTGCCTGGTTTCGTCGATCTTTACGTGTCCAGGGACCACCGTGACGGCCGGGGCGGCGGTTGCACCTTGGCGGCACTGTGTGGCGATGCTGCCCGTCAATCGCCCGAACTGAAGGCCACCTTTGCCAGCGGCATCGAAAACACGCTGGCCGCGCTCGAAAGCCGGTACGAGACCGAGCAAGACGCGCCGCAGGAAGCGATCAGGGCCAAAATGCTCGACATGTTGGCCCATGCCGTCGGCGCGATCATGTTGTCACGGGCCTGCCCGGACGATTGCGCGCTGGCCGATGAAATCCTCGAGGTTTGCCGCGCCCAGATCATCGCATCACTGCCGCCATCGCCCGTGACGCAGCCTTAG
- a CDS encoding LacI family DNA-binding transcriptional regulator, with the protein MTSVKDVAQLAGVSLMTVSRALNTPEKLSPETLQRVRRAIDELQFVPSLSARRMRGDNLQARTIGVFALDTATTPFAVELLLSIEQTAQQAGWNVFILNLLSNPPTDQNIDLMLSHRPDGLIFSAMGLRQVSIPERLKSKPLVLANCLADDSHLVSYVPDDEAGQHRAMQHALSQGYRRPLCINLPRKSLAWGLRQRGLQRACQAVGLAPEALLQYDLSDHDAYGETAAILDRHIIDGRPQFDILVCGNDRIAFCAYQLLLGRGLKIPDDVAVLGYDNMIGIAELFIPPLTTVQLPYYEIGRQAARHLIENLEVTGAQPVDCPLVVRASL; encoded by the coding sequence ATGACTTCCGTGAAAGACGTTGCACAGCTGGCCGGCGTATCCCTGATGACGGTTTCGCGCGCGCTCAACACGCCGGAAAAACTGAGCCCCGAAACCCTTCAGCGGGTACGTCGCGCCATTGATGAACTGCAATTCGTACCGAGCCTGTCGGCGCGCAGGATGCGCGGCGACAACCTGCAGGCGCGCACCATCGGAGTGTTCGCACTGGACACCGCGACAACGCCGTTTGCCGTCGAGTTGCTGCTGTCCATCGAACAGACCGCGCAGCAGGCAGGCTGGAACGTCTTCATCCTCAATCTGTTGAGCAACCCGCCCACCGACCAGAACATCGACCTGATGCTGTCGCACCGTCCCGACGGGTTGATCTTCAGTGCCATGGGATTGCGCCAGGTGAGCATTCCCGAGCGACTCAAGAGCAAGCCGCTGGTGCTCGCCAATTGCCTGGCCGATGACAGCCACCTGGTCAGTTATGTGCCGGATGATGAAGCCGGGCAGCATCGAGCCATGCAGCATGCGTTGAGCCAAGGCTATCGGCGTCCGCTGTGTATCAATTTGCCGAGGAAGAGTCTGGCCTGGGGCCTGCGCCAACGGGGCCTGCAACGTGCCTGTCAGGCCGTCGGCCTGGCGCCTGAGGCACTCCTGCAATACGACCTTTCCGATCACGACGCCTATGGTGAAACCGCCGCCATTCTCGACCGGCACATCATCGACGGGCGTCCGCAATTCGACATCCTGGTCTGCGGCAACGACCGCATCGCCTTTTGCGCCTATCAGCTGTTGCTGGGCCGCGGCCTGAAAATTCCCGACGATGTTGCGGTGCTCGGCTATGACAACATGATCGGCATCGCCGAACTGTTCATCCCGCCACTGACCACTGTACAACTGCCGTACTACGAGATCGGTCGCCAGGCGGCCCGACACCTGATCGAGAACCTCGAGGTAACGGGCGCCCAGCCGGTGGATTGCCCCCTGGTGGTCAGGGCGTCGCTATAG